A window from Terriglobales bacterium encodes these proteins:
- a CDS encoding DUF4097 family beta strand repeat-containing protein has product MSDAYYPRRRSLSGPFILIVLGMLFLLGNLHVIGWHSLGALFARYWPVLLIVAGAIKLLEYYTSRRDESAAGMSAGGILLVILLVCFGLAATAAYKVNWPAVSDETGVDPGDFMGGVFGNAYSFTHTVQQSIPRGASLRVVSDRGDVTVNTWDGDEIKIDVQKKVHAKDQNEAQKMDESTQPLITLEGNNVTVNANTAGAGRGGVESDLQIYLPKKAGVEVSTKHGDITVRDRIGDIKTSSLHGDMTVESVTGNVNLDSHRGSLHVKDIIGDVSVAGRVDDSTISNVSGNLNLSGDFFGEMNLSKIGKGVTFRSSRTDMEFGKLDGELTMESGDLRAKSLFGPLRLATRSKDIHLDEVNGDIRLENSNGTVEVHINKPLGRVEISNSKGDVRLELPAQASFQLEASTRSGDINNDFGLKVDSSNGSSRASGSVGSGGPTLQITNQYGNVEIRKAG; this is encoded by the coding sequence ATGTCTGACGCATATTATCCGCGGCGCCGCTCGCTGAGCGGGCCCTTCATCCTCATCGTCCTCGGGATGTTGTTCCTGCTGGGGAACCTGCACGTGATCGGCTGGCATTCTCTGGGCGCTCTGTTCGCCCGTTACTGGCCGGTTCTGCTCATTGTGGCGGGCGCTATCAAGCTGCTCGAGTACTATACCTCCCGCCGCGATGAGTCGGCTGCTGGCATGAGTGCCGGTGGCATTCTGCTGGTGATTCTGCTCGTCTGCTTCGGACTGGCTGCCACCGCCGCTTACAAGGTCAATTGGCCGGCGGTGAGCGACGAGACCGGCGTCGATCCCGGCGACTTCATGGGAGGAGTATTCGGCAACGCCTACAGCTTCACCCACACGGTTCAGCAGAGTATCCCTCGCGGCGCCTCACTACGCGTGGTCTCCGACCGTGGCGACGTGACAGTCAACACCTGGGACGGCGATGAAATCAAGATCGACGTGCAGAAGAAGGTCCACGCCAAGGATCAGAACGAAGCCCAGAAGATGGACGAGTCAACTCAGCCGCTCATCACGCTGGAGGGCAACAACGTCACTGTGAATGCCAATACCGCGGGTGCCGGTAGAGGCGGAGTGGAAAGCGACCTGCAAATCTATCTCCCCAAGAAGGCTGGAGTGGAGGTCTCTACCAAGCATGGCGACATTACCGTGCGCGATCGCATCGGCGACATAAAAACATCCTCTTTGCACGGTGACATGACAGTTGAATCGGTCACCGGAAACGTCAACCTCGACTCGCACCGCGGCTCACTTCACGTCAAGGACATCATTGGCGATGTCTCGGTTGCGGGTCGGGTCGACGACAGCACCATCTCCAATGTCTCCGGCAATCTGAATCTGAGCGGCGACTTCTTTGGCGAAATGAATCTCTCCAAGATCGGCAAGGGTGTGACCTTCCGCTCCTCCCGCACCGACATGGAGTTCGGCAAGCTGGATGGCGAACTCACCATGGAGTCCGGAGATCTCCGTGCCAAGTCACTCTTTGGACCGCTGCGTCTCGCGACCCGCTCCAAAGACATTCACCTGGATGAGGTCAATGGCGACATTCGGCTGGAAAACAGCAACGGCACGGTCGAAGTCCACATCAACAAGCCCCTGGGCAGAGTCGAGATCAGCAACAGTAAGGGCGATGTGCGGCTGGAACTGCCGGCGCAAGCCTCCTTCCAACTCGAGGCTAGCACCCGCAGCGGTGACATCAACAACGATTTCGGCTTGAAGGTGGACAGTTCGAACGGAAGCAGCCGTGCCAGCGGCTCCGTAGGCTCCGGCGGCCCAACGCTGCAGATCACCAACCAGTACGGCAACGTGGAAATCCGCAAGGCAGGCTAG
- the glgC gene encoding glucose-1-phosphate adenylyltransferase produces MRDTLGVLLAGGAGERLYPLTRDRAKPAVTFGGIYRIIDMTLSNCINSDLRRVYILTQYKALSLNRHIREGWNIVARELGEFVEILPPMKRVSENWYLGTADAVYQNIYSIGSEQPTHVLILSGDHIYKMNYSLMLKQHQDASADVTLATILIDPSETYRFGVVEIDRDGRIVGFQEKPKHTDIRSPYNPRMVSGSMGIYIFNTDVLIPVLLKDAEDPNSSHDFGHDILPKMVDDYRVFSFNFIDENKKEALYWRDVGTLDAYYEANLDLVSVSPVFNLYDNDWPLRTHQRQYPPAKFVFSEAGRTGTALDSIVSAGCIVSGSTVRSSVLSPDVRVNSYAEVDSSIVFSHVNIGRHCRVRRAILDRDVHVPEGTVIGYDTEADRQRYFVTDSGITVVTRDYSLFESPVTVDYFTSE; encoded by the coding sequence ATGAGAGATACACTGGGAGTCTTGCTGGCTGGGGGAGCAGGCGAGCGTCTCTATCCCCTGACTCGCGACCGCGCCAAGCCGGCAGTTACATTCGGAGGGATCTATCGCATCATCGATATGACCCTCTCCAACTGCATCAACTCGGACCTGCGTCGAGTCTACATACTCACCCAGTACAAGGCACTATCTCTCAACCGACACATCCGTGAGGGCTGGAACATCGTCGCCCGCGAACTGGGCGAGTTCGTGGAAATTCTTCCCCCCATGAAGCGGGTCAGCGAAAACTGGTACCTGGGAACAGCCGACGCGGTTTATCAGAACATCTACTCCATCGGTTCCGAGCAGCCTACCCACGTGCTCATCCTCTCCGGCGATCACATCTACAAGATGAACTACAGCCTGATGCTCAAGCAGCATCAGGACGCCAGTGCCGACGTCACCCTGGCCACCATTCTGATCGACCCAAGTGAAACCTACCGCTTCGGGGTGGTGGAAATTGACCGCGACGGGCGCATCGTCGGCTTTCAGGAGAAGCCCAAGCATACTGACATCCGCTCGCCTTACAACCCGCGCATGGTCTCCGGTTCCATGGGCATCTACATCTTCAACACGGATGTGCTTATCCCGGTGCTTCTGAAAGACGCCGAAGACCCCAACTCCAGCCACGATTTCGGCCATGACATCCTGCCCAAGATGGTGGACGACTACCGCGTCTTCTCCTTCAACTTCATCGACGAGAACAAGAAGGAAGCCCTGTACTGGCGGGACGTCGGCACCCTCGACGCCTACTACGAGGCCAACCTGGACCTGGTGTCGGTTTCACCTGTGTTCAACCTATATGACAACGACTGGCCGCTGCGCACGCACCAGCGCCAGTATCCGCCGGCGAAGTTTGTGTTTTCTGAAGCCGGACGCACTGGCACGGCGCTGGATTCGATTGTCTCCGCCGGATGCATCGTTTCCGGCAGTACCGTGCGCAGCAGTGTGCTCTCGCCCGATGTTCGCGTGAACTCTTATGCCGAAGTGGATTCGAGCATTGTATTCAGCCACGTGAATATCGGACGTCATTGCCGCGTCCGCCGCGCCATTCTTGATCGCGATGTGCATGTTCCCGAAGGCACGGTCATCGGCTACGACACCGAAGCCGACCGCCAGCGCTATTTCGTAACTGACTCGGGGATCACGGTCGTGACCCGCGACTACTCGCTGTTTGAAAGTCCCGTTACGGTGGATTACTTCACCTCGGAGTAG
- a CDS encoding B-box zinc finger protein, with product MNCTVHPETAASAYCRTCGKPLCDACKHTVKGVIYCEDCIAHRLGDAVPPSVPVEGAPVGAPYPPPTRGVPSPGLAAVLGFIPGVGAMYNGQFMKALVHVLIFCTLIWMADHGGGVFGGLLIPFFVFYMVFDAYKTARARELGLPLPDPFGLERMFTGHPPTPPPPVSTAGVPPLPPQPQPTMPGFVPGNAAAGSPGSGAVPPPTGEWPRFDRALHERIDQHMGDSVRRRENPGPVGAFILIAIGVLFLINTLGYWRWDFGRFWPVILIALGVWLFIRRFALPPAGR from the coding sequence ATGAACTGCACAGTCCATCCCGAGACTGCAGCATCAGCTTACTGCCGCACCTGCGGCAAACCATTGTGTGACGCTTGTAAGCACACGGTGAAAGGTGTCATCTACTGCGAGGACTGCATCGCTCACCGTCTGGGCGACGCCGTTCCTCCTTCAGTTCCGGTGGAAGGCGCGCCTGTGGGCGCTCCTTATCCGCCACCGACACGCGGCGTCCCCAGCCCCGGCCTTGCCGCAGTACTCGGATTCATTCCCGGCGTGGGCGCGATGTACAACGGCCAATTCATGAAAGCACTGGTCCACGTCCTGATCTTTTGCACTCTGATCTGGATGGCTGATCATGGCGGCGGCGTCTTCGGCGGACTGCTGATACCGTTCTTCGTTTTCTACATGGTGTTTGACGCCTACAAGACAGCGCGCGCACGCGAGTTGGGATTGCCCCTGCCCGATCCATTCGGTCTGGAGCGCATGTTTACCGGTCATCCGCCAACTCCACCTCCGCCGGTTTCTACCGCGGGAGTTCCACCGCTTCCCCCGCAGCCACAGCCGACGATGCCAGGATTTGTTCCAGGGAATGCCGCCGCAGGCTCACCTGGGTCGGGCGCAGTACCGCCTCCCACGGGAGAGTGGCCGCGCTTCGATCGGGCACTGCACGAACGTATTGACCAGCACATGGGTGATTCCGTGCGACGCCGCGAAAACCCCGGTCCGGTAGGCGCTTTCATCCTGATCGCTATAGGAGTGCTCTTCCTGATCAACACGTTGGGATATTGGCGCTGGGATTTCGGCCGCTTCTGGCCAGTGATATTGATCGCGCTCGGCGTATGGCTGTTCATCCGCCGGTTTGCTCTGCCCCCGGCAGGGAGATAG
- a CDS encoding sigma-70 family RNA polymerase sigma factor: MDDAQVVASLIRRCVAGDSGAWNEIVSQYHRRIFNICYRFTGSAHDAEDLTQEVFIKVYRTLDTYEVERGSFMTWATTITRNLLVDHFRRSKQDRVTDSIDSVPAEAEDAPTLGDRLADPGLSPDQRLQRRETQEMVQRAIQKLSPELREAVILRDLQDMDYKEIAQALHIPEGTVKSRINRGRMELARLLSRTYRQVM, translated from the coding sequence TTGGACGACGCCCAGGTCGTAGCATCTCTCATTCGCCGCTGTGTGGCCGGCGACAGCGGCGCCTGGAACGAAATCGTCAGTCAATACCATCGCCGTATCTTCAACATCTGCTATCGCTTTACTGGCTCCGCTCACGACGCTGAAGACCTGACGCAGGAAGTTTTCATCAAAGTTTACCGCACCCTGGACACCTACGAGGTCGAGCGCGGGTCGTTCATGACGTGGGCCACCACCATCACGCGCAACCTGCTGGTGGATCACTTCCGCCGCAGCAAGCAGGATCGGGTCACCGATTCCATTGACTCTGTTCCTGCTGAGGCCGAGGATGCGCCCACTCTGGGGGACCGGCTTGCCGACCCGGGACTCTCCCCTGATCAGCGTTTGCAGCGGCGGGAAACCCAGGAGATGGTCCAGAGAGCCATCCAGAAGCTGTCTCCAGAACTTCGCGAGGCAGTGATTCTAAGGGACTTACAGGACATGGACTATAAGGAGATCGCGCAGGCCCTCCACATCCCCGAAGGCACGGTCAAGTCCCGAATCAATCGCGGAAGAATGGAACTAGCTCGCCTCCTTTCACGTACTTATAGGCAGGTAATGTGA
- a CDS encoding zf-HC2 domain-containing protein: MPEIDQNGIECQEFEALMSDALDGVLSGTALMRFDAHRAHCSNCATMFNEAMTGLSLLKALPAVDPPSGLVQRIVEATTGQHHIATAEATAAARGWRDRLREIAAPWLRPVRATLMQPRFAMSFAMAFFSISLILNLAGVKASDLRHVDLRPSAMVRGYYETTGRLVKYYENIRFVYEIETRVRELKRATEPSEQTPAKEPDRKDEHKSGTPDQNRYRNYSWEESQPVMANYLGRGPSDHPAIEVRRNS; the protein is encoded by the coding sequence ATGCCGGAAATCGACCAGAACGGGATTGAGTGCCAGGAGTTCGAGGCTCTGATGTCGGACGCGCTCGACGGGGTGCTTTCTGGCACCGCGCTCATGCGCTTCGACGCTCATCGCGCTCACTGCTCCAATTGCGCCACGATGTTCAATGAAGCCATGACCGGCCTCAGTTTGCTGAAAGCCCTGCCCGCGGTTGATCCTCCCTCGGGCCTGGTGCAGCGCATCGTCGAGGCCACCACTGGCCAGCATCACATCGCTACGGCTGAAGCAACCGCGGCCGCCAGAGGTTGGCGCGATCGTCTGCGCGAGATAGCTGCACCCTGGCTGCGGCCAGTAAGGGCCACGCTGATGCAGCCTCGCTTTGCCATGTCGTTTGCCATGGCATTTTTCTCTATCTCCTTAATTCTGAACCTGGCGGGAGTCAAAGCCAGCGACCTCCGCCATGTGGACCTCAGGCCCAGTGCCATGGTCCGTGGCTACTACGAAACTACGGGAAGGTTGGTGAAATACTACGAAAATATTCGTTTCGTGTACGAGATCGAAACCCGGGTGCGCGAGTTGAAGCGCGCCACGGAGCCGTCGGAGCAGACTCCGGCGAAGGAACCGGATCGCAAGGATGAACATAAATCGGGAACACCTGACCAGAACCGCTACCGGAATTACAGCTGGGAAGAATCCCAGCCGGTGATGGCGAACTACCTAGGACGAGGCCCCAGCGATCATCCCGCGATCGAAGTCAGGAGAAACTCATGA
- a CDS encoding isoprenylcysteine carboxylmethyltransferase family protein yields the protein MAGSIQAATVESKGHKITTNAQAGAEVKHLFRFRVIARIIGSTVAFAFLLFGPAGTWRWWRGWVIVGSVLFGILGMIIGLRKTRSGLLEERFKPAIQKGQPLADRILLLSFLATWFGLLAFTAADVFHLHLLSKPGILISSLGLVLVGAGSWIQYRAFMDNAFAAVVVRHQAERMQTVVDTGVYAVVRHPMYAGGIVLMIGTPLWLESYAAALASVIPSTILVVRILFEERFLRRELDGYEAYTQRVRYRLLPHVW from the coding sequence TTGGCAGGAAGTATCCAAGCCGCGACCGTGGAGAGTAAGGGTCATAAAATTACAACGAATGCACAGGCAGGCGCGGAGGTGAAGCATCTGTTCCGCTTCAGGGTGATCGCCCGCATCATCGGCAGTACTGTAGCGTTTGCGTTTCTGCTTTTTGGGCCGGCAGGTACCTGGCGGTGGTGGCGCGGCTGGGTGATTGTCGGCTCGGTCTTGTTCGGCATTTTGGGGATGATCATCGGGCTCCGGAAAACACGCAGCGGCTTACTGGAAGAACGTTTCAAGCCCGCGATTCAGAAAGGGCAGCCGCTTGCGGACAGAATTTTGCTGCTCTCGTTTCTCGCAACGTGGTTTGGTTTGCTCGCTTTCACGGCTGCCGACGTGTTTCATCTTCATCTGCTGAGCAAGCCGGGAATACTCATTTCGTCTTTGGGACTTGTTCTAGTGGGGGCGGGTTCGTGGATACAGTACCGGGCGTTTATGGACAATGCATTCGCCGCAGTCGTCGTGCGCCATCAGGCGGAACGAATGCAGACGGTGGTCGATACGGGAGTCTACGCGGTCGTGCGACATCCGATGTACGCCGGCGGCATCGTCCTAATGATCGGCACCCCGCTGTGGCTGGAATCGTACGCTGCGGCGTTGGCGTCTGTGATTCCGAGTACGATACTCGTTGTGCGCATTTTGTTCGAGGAACGCTTCCTCCGACGCGAACTGGACGGCTACGAGGCGTATACGCAAAGAGTTCGGTACAGACTGCTGCCGCACGTTTGGTAA
- a CDS encoding DUF5668 domain-containing protein — protein MLVTIGVLMLLDQYSHISFGYTWPVILIVIGLVRVFQSNAPMDGHVEPYVPPQPLPPSPPPAQGGNPGQVQNV, from the coding sequence ATGCTGGTGACTATTGGTGTGCTGATGCTCCTCGACCAATACAGCCACATCAGTTTCGGGTACACCTGGCCTGTGATTCTCATCGTGATTGGTTTGGTCAGGGTGTTCCAGAGCAACGCCCCCATGGATGGGCACGTCGAGCCGTATGTTCCGCCACAGCCGCTCCCGCCCAGCCCACCGCCGGCGCAGGGAGGAAATCCCGGGCAGGTGCAGAATGTCTGA